From Microplitis mediator isolate UGA2020A chromosome 11, iyMicMedi2.1, whole genome shotgun sequence, one genomic window encodes:
- the LOC130677416 gene encoding ubiquitin-conjugating enzyme E2 G1, whose protein sequence is MSEPQSALLLRKQLAELNKNPVEGFSAGLIDDNDIYRWEVLIIGPPDTLYEGGFFKAHLQFPKEYPLRPPRMKFITEIWHPNIEKNGDVCISILHEPGDDKWGYEKASERWLPVHTVETILISVISMLADPNDESPANVDAAKEWRESYSEFKRKVARCVRKSQEECL, encoded by the exons atgtcAGAGCCACAGTCCGCGCTTTTATTGAGAAAACAATTAGCAG aattaaacaaaaatccaGTAGAAGGGTTTTCAGCTGGCCTTATTGACGACAATGATATTTACCGATGGGAAGTGCTCATTATTGGACCTCCGGATACactata CGAAGGAGGATTTTTTAAAGCGCATTTACAATTTCCGAAAGAGTATCCACTCAGACCACCAAGAATGAAATTTATAACGGAAATATGGCATCCAAAca ttgaaaaaaatggtGACGTCTGTATATCGATCTTACATGAACCCGGGGATGATAAATGGGGCTATGAAAAAGCATCAGAACGATGGCTACCAGTGCACACAGTTGAAACAATTCTTATCAGCGTTATTAGTATGCTTGCTGATCCTAATGACGAAAGTCCTGCCAACGTTGATGCCGcc AAAGAGTGGAGGGAAAGTTATTCAGAGTTTAAGCGAAAAGTTGCTAGGTGCGTACGAAAAAGCCAAGAAGAATGTTTGTAG
- the LOC130677273 gene encoding CD2 antigen cytoplasmic tail-binding protein 2 homolog, whose protein sequence is MPKRKLEQDSDVLSHEKNWSRAVASSTNDSINNDKTINKNSLDSDEEDDEANEDNYNVMDENDIEGVEEGPMAKETKVGFTAFNMKEELEEGHFDKDGHYLWKKEKQIRDNWLDNIDWVKVDSKEDNAEKNDTVDEKNRGLADSDSDDDESLKNLSFDPTELYRQIFDYLQPGETVSKALCRLGKGKKKISSAERWKRKKAGLSETDENSEKIIKLTELSNELLTRTGNMNIYQETYEVIKRKINLAEKQSHPAKHEAESDMFADDFELKEKQKNSTNPSVSDENKKDEDLKEEDEVVKWELKWSQNDDAEINGPHTTEQMQTWAKEGYFKKGAWVKRVGQAGQFYSAARVDFELYL, encoded by the exons ATGCCAAAACGAAAATTAGAACAGGATAGTGATGTTCTGagccatgaaaaaaattggtcGAGAGCAGTAGCATCATCTACAAAtgattcaattaataatgacaaaacaataaataaaaattcgttagaTTCAGATGAAGAGGATGACGAAGCCAATGAAGACAATTACAATGTTATGGATGAAAACGATATCGAAG gagTGGAAGAAGGACCAATGGCTAAAGAAACAAAAGTGGGTTTTACAGCATTCAATATGAAAGAAGAGTTAGAAGAAGGGCATTTTGATAAAGATGGTCATTACTTatggaaaaaagaaaaacaaattcgtGATAATTGGCTTGATAATATTGATTGGGTCaag GTCGATTCCAAAGAAGATaatgcagaaaaaaatgatacagtCGATGAAAAGAATAGGGGTTTAGCTGATAGTGATAGTGATGACGATGAaagcttgaaaaatttatcatttgatCCTACGGAACTATACAgacaaatttttgattatttgcAACCAGGGGAAACCGTTTCGAAAGCTCTATGTAGACTCG gtaagggaaagaaaaaaatttcatctgcTGAAAGATGGAAACGTAAAAAAGCCGGCTTAAGTGAAACCgatgaaaattccgaaaaaattatcaagctTACTGAATTATCTAATGAATTATTGACACGTACTGGAAATATGAATATCTATCAAGAAACGTATGAGGTAATAAAGCGTAAAATAAATCTAGCCGAAAAACAATCGCATCCTGCCAAACATGAGGCTGAATCTGATAtgtttgccgacgattttgaattaaaagaaaagcaaaaaaattcgacTAATCCTTCGGTAtcagatgaaaataaaaaagatgaaGACCTCAAAGAAGAAGATGAAGTAGTAAAATGGGAGTTGAAGTGGTCACAAAACGATGACGCTGAAATAAATGGTCCACATACGACGGAGCAAATGCAAACGTGGGCTAAAGAAGGTTACTTCAAAAAAGGAGCTTGGGTTAAACGTGTTGGACAGGCTGGACAATTTTATAGTGCTGCAAGAgtcgattttgaactttacttataa
- the LOC130677275 gene encoding nuclear cap-binding protein subunit 2, giving the protein MTSLPSQSVELSSYRDQHFKGSRAEQDRLLRTSTTLYVGNLSFYTTEEQIYELFSKCGDIKRIVMGLDKYKKTPCGFCFLEYYLRSDAENCMRYVNGTRLDDRIIRTDWDAGFIEGRQYGRGKTGGQVRDEYRSDFDSGRGGYGKIIQQKVQPISEGGYGR; this is encoded by the exons ATGACTTCATTGCCATCTCAATCAGTTGAACTGAGTTCTTACCGTGACCAACATTTTAAG GGGTCAAGAGCTGAACAAGATCGTTTATTACGTACGTCAACAACACTTTACGTtggtaatttatcattttataccACTGAAGAACAGATATATGAATTGTTCAGTAAATGTGGTGATATAAAACGTATAGTCATGGgtttagataaatataaaaaaacaccatgtggattttgttttcttgagtATTATCTCCGTAGTGATGCCGAAAATTGTATGAGATATGTTAATGGTACAAGATTAGACGACAGGATTATTAGAACTGATTGGGATGCTGGTTTCATCGAGGGAAGACAGTATGGACGTGGAAAAACTGGTGGTCAA GTGAGAGATGAATACCGATCAGATTTTGACAGTGGTAGAGGAGGATATGgtaaaattattcaacaaAAAGTGCAACCAATTTCTGAAGGTGGATATGGACGTTAA
- the LOC130677274 gene encoding uncharacterized protein LOC130677274, translating to MLLLFLMTSQLYIIGVFAENMDYLRPEINPVDVKTYENNFGWTVGIFKRTFFSSKDNNVYEYICQGALINPKIVLAPGLCIVKGTKLSHLKVRGYDPINNDPKRDDALRISYVNRNIIKVFYHWKTDNENFSSVSKRNLIVMVLDLGIIHYPAIGILQPTMERSINSDGCLLVSLFEDVQGLIVHKLDATYTEISQCQSRSYIEPINNAEFTETSETTLCAPFVKPIEQALPLGSTLICRYNEDPATYFLTGMLLDQNQLWTKLVKLENTASWINKTLNEYKINIKIYTE from the exons ATGTTGCTTCTATTTCTGATGACCTCACAACTATATATTATCGGAGTTTTCGCTGAAAATATGGATTATTTACGTCCCGAAATAAATCCAGTTGATGTGAAAACGTATGAAAACAATTTTGGATGGACTGTAGGCATTTTTAAACGgacatttttttcttcgaaaGATAACAATGTGTATGAATATATTTGTCAAGGCGCACTCattaatccaaaaattgttttagCACCGGGCCTATGTATTGTAAA aggtACAAAATTATCACATTTAAAAGTTCGTGGATACGATCCAATAAACAATGATCCGAAGAGAGATGATGCTTTACGAATTTCATATGTCAACCGCAATATTATCAAAGTTTTCTACCACTGGAAAACagataatgaaaatttcagtAGTGTGTCTAAACGTAATCTCATTGTAATGGTTCTTGATCTAGGTATAATCCATTATCCAGCAATTGGAATTTTACAGCCAACAATGGAAAGAAGTATTAATAGCGATGGATGCCTTCTTGTGAGTCTTTTTGAAGATGTTCAAG gtcTCATTGTACACAAATTGGATGCAACATATACAGAAATTTCACAATGTCAATCAAGATCATATATTGAGCCGataaacaatgcagaatttacAGAAACATCTGAAACAACACTCTGCGCTCCTTTCGTCAAACCTATTGAACAA GCATTACCACTTGGTAGTACTTTAATATGTCGATACAATGAAGATCCAGCCACCTACTTTTTAACAGGAATGCTGTTAGATCAAAATCAACTTTGGACTAAACTCGTTAAATTGGAAAACACAGCGTCGtggataaataaaacattaaatgaatataaaattaatatcaaaatcTACACTGAATAA